From one Bacteroides intestinalis DSM 17393 genomic stretch:
- the def gene encoding peptide deformylase produces the protein MIKPITVYGNSVLRKECEDIEQNYPNIQEVIETMWQTLRDADGCGLAAPQINLPIKLFIVNSKDTYTYMSAKEREHFFVEEDCGIEETFINAKIIAYSEKVWTAGEGCLSIPDLYEEVTRPWSVTIRYQDNEFKEQNRTYYGYTARIIQHEFEHTQGKLYIDRLSPLRKQLIKNKLMRIIKGNRKK, from the coding sequence ATGATTAAACCGATAACCGTCTACGGCAACTCCGTATTAAGAAAAGAATGTGAAGACATAGAACAGAATTATCCCAATATCCAGGAAGTTATAGAAACCATGTGGCAGACGCTGAGAGATGCGGACGGATGCGGATTAGCCGCACCACAAATCAATCTTCCCATCAAGCTGTTCATAGTAAACAGCAAAGATACCTATACATATATGTCCGCTAAGGAAAGAGAACACTTCTTTGTGGAAGAGGATTGCGGAATAGAGGAAACATTCATCAATGCAAAAATAATAGCTTATAGCGAGAAAGTATGGACTGCAGGGGAAGGTTGCCTGAGTATTCCCGACCTTTACGAAGAAGTTACACGCCCCTGGTCGGTGACAATCAGGTATCAGGATAATGAGTTCAAAGAGCAAAACAGGACTTACTACGGCTATACCGCACGAATCATTCAGCATGAATTTGAGCACACACAAGGAAAATTGTACATCGATCGCTTGTCTCCGTTGAGAAAACAACTCATAAAGAATAAGTTAATGCGGATTATTAAGGGAAACAGAAAAAAGTAA
- a CDS encoding SecDF P1 head subdomain-containing protein, whose amino-acid sequence MKTFTVLLVITSLTLTSLGRSFEPYRPNGWYYITSGAQDSLSVEPIVTTKDFVSIRLDSFMSERTDKMAYQIVGRVNDQSIKIWADATEQSIGKHIGFVCNNKVVCNPLVNARIESGNFAISGEGPEFKAMYRQIQEDIKNEEIAAEHKKAWEEARKLRASITDTTFLETKRPMSDDAIGPYNYHTGLNEDRAYNQTVYLIAVDRAKKFLSVENDQLVLNLKSGAEINIAEDLFQYITGLFDDWNKWVKEGKSKIIKTEEGYYDIEPTTQKRNNQ is encoded by the coding sequence ATGAAAACGTTCACTGTTTTATTAGTAATTACGTCTTTAACGTTAACTTCATTGGGAAGGAGTTTTGAACCATACCGCCCCAACGGCTGGTACTACATCACAAGCGGCGCACAAGACAGCCTTTCGGTAGAGCCCATCGTTACAACCAAAGATTTTGTTTCTATAAGGCTTGACTCTTTTATGAGTGAGCGAACAGATAAAATGGCCTATCAGATTGTGGGTAGAGTGAACGACCAGTCCATTAAGATATGGGCAGACGCTACCGAACAGTCGATAGGCAAGCATATCGGTTTTGTATGCAACAACAAGGTAGTATGTAATCCTTTGGTGAACGCTCGCATCGAAAGCGGTAATTTTGCGATTTCAGGTGAAGGGCCTGAGTTCAAAGCCATGTACAGGCAAATTCAAGAGGACATCAAAAACGAAGAGATTGCCGCGGAGCATAAGAAAGCATGGGAAGAGGCCCGCAAGTTACGGGCTTCCATCACCGACACCACTTTTTTGGAAACCAAGCGCCCAATGTCTGACGATGCAATCGGTCCCTACAACTACCACACGGGATTGAACGAAGACCGTGCATACAATCAAACGGTTTATTTAATTGCAGTAGACAGAGCCAAGAAATTCCTTTCCGTTGAAAACGACCAATTAGTATTGAACCTGAAATCGGGTGCGGAAATCAATATTGCGGAAGACCTGTTCCAGTATATCACCGGACTATTCGACGATTGGAACAAATGGGTAAAAGAGGGAAAATCCAAGATTATAAAAACAGAAGAGGGATACTACGATATAGAACCGACAACTCAGAAACGCAACAATCAATAA
- a CDS encoding retron St85 family RNA-directed DNA polymerase, whose translation MNGILIAVLIVTGLLIYKIISSSRKQEGYKRWKAGNRGNTEDITDTEATRKGWFSRYFGASAPITIPWFDEEAVAKCANLLGVKEEVLKEILKDISGHYREFWIGKRKGGYRMISAPDKELKAIQDTINHRVLSFVNIHPAATGFRCKMSISDNVRPHLGKPYVLKTDIHDFFGSVRSPRIRKMFEDMGYPPKIARVLAALCCVHRCLPQGASTSPALSNIISYEMDKKLAALATEYNLVYTRYADDLTFSGDVFPAQQILPLIKQIIREEKFEINHKKTRFLSGHKRKIITGVSISSGVKLTIPKAKKREIRKNVHFILTKGLAEHQRRIGSHDPAYLKRLIGTLCYWRSIEPDNVYVSDSIAALKRLERSY comes from the coding sequence ATGAATGGAATTCTAATAGCGGTACTGATTGTCACTGGCTTGTTGATTTACAAAATTATCTCTTCAAGTCGTAAACAGGAAGGATACAAAAGGTGGAAAGCCGGAAACCGCGGTAATACGGAAGATATTACCGATACAGAAGCTACCCGTAAAGGATGGTTCAGCCGGTACTTTGGTGCTTCTGCTCCGATAACCATTCCGTGGTTCGACGAGGAGGCGGTGGCGAAGTGTGCCAATCTGTTGGGAGTGAAAGAAGAGGTTCTGAAGGAGATATTGAAAGATATTTCCGGGCATTACCGAGAATTCTGGATTGGTAAACGAAAAGGAGGCTATCGTATGATTTCAGCACCGGACAAAGAGTTGAAAGCCATTCAGGACACTATCAATCATCGTGTTCTGTCCTTTGTGAATATTCATCCCGCAGCTACCGGTTTTCGGTGCAAGATGTCCATTTCCGATAATGTCCGGCCACACCTGGGCAAGCCCTATGTACTGAAAACTGATATTCATGATTTCTTTGGCTCTGTACGCAGTCCGCGGATACGGAAAATGTTTGAGGACATGGGATATCCGCCCAAGATTGCAAGAGTGCTTGCGGCTTTATGTTGTGTACACAGATGTTTGCCTCAGGGAGCATCTACCAGTCCGGCACTGAGTAATATCATCTCTTATGAGATGGATAAAAAACTGGCGGCACTGGCTACTGAATATAATCTGGTTTATACCCGCTACGCGGATGATCTCACCTTTTCAGGAGATGTTTTTCCGGCGCAACAGATATTGCCTCTGATTAAGCAGATCATTCGGGAGGAAAAGTTTGAAATCAATCATAAGAAAACCCGTTTCCTGAGTGGGCATAAGAGAAAGATTATCACAGGCGTTTCCATCAGTTCCGGTGTGAAGCTGACCATTCCTAAAGCAAAGAAAAGGGAGATACGCAAGAATGTCCATTTCATTCTTACGAAAGGGCTTGCGGAGCATCAACGCCGAATAGGTTCTCATGATCCTGCTTACCTGAAGCGTCTGATCGGGACTCTTTGCTATTGGCGGTCAATAGAACCGGATAATGTGTATGTGTCCGATTCTATCGCAGCCTTGAAGCGCTTAGAGAGAAGTTATTGA
- a CDS encoding peptide MFS transporter has translation MSTSKHPKGLYLVFATSTAERFSYYGMRAIFILFLTQALLFDKEHAASIYGSYTGLVYLTPLIGGYIADKYWGIRRSVFWGAMMMAVGQFLMFFSASMLDTKELSHWLMYGGLTFLILGNGCFKPTVSSLVGQLYEPGDRRLDSAYTIFYMGVNVGSFFAPLVCGYFGETGDPNDFKWGFLIAAIVTVFTVILFETQKSKYLIGPDGKPLGIIPDAKREQPKEHKTVQQTAIDKDKKMRNNLLLGALTIALALFFYWCFGNDWVSIGIFTACIIFPVSILVDGSLTKIERDRIFVIYIIAFFVIFFWAAYEQAGASLTLFAAEQTDRTIFGWEMPASWIQSFNPFFVVILAAIMPSVWGALNKRGMEPASPTKQAIGLLLLSLGYLVICFGVKDVQPGVKVSLIWLTGLYFIHTMGEIALSPIGLSMVNKLTPVRFASLMMGIWYLSTSTANKFAGTLGGLYPEDGKVKTLLGFRIETMFDFFMVFVIMSGVASLILFLLSKKLQKMMHGVE, from the coding sequence ATGAGTACATCCAAACACCCCAAAGGTCTTTACCTCGTCTTTGCTACCAGCACGGCAGAACGTTTCAGCTACTACGGTATGCGTGCTATTTTCATTCTGTTTCTAACCCAGGCACTCTTGTTCGATAAGGAACATGCCGCCTCTATTTATGGCAGTTATACCGGACTGGTTTATCTTACTCCGCTCATCGGCGGATATATTGCTGATAAATACTGGGGCATCCGGCGTTCCGTTTTCTGGGGTGCTATGATGATGGCAGTAGGCCAGTTCCTGATGTTCTTCAGTGCGTCGATGCTGGATACTAAAGAGCTTTCCCATTGGTTGATGTATGGGGGACTCACTTTTTTGATTTTAGGCAACGGATGCTTTAAGCCTACAGTTTCGTCATTGGTCGGACAACTTTATGAACCGGGAGACAGACGCCTGGATTCTGCTTATACTATATTTTATATGGGTGTAAATGTGGGTTCTTTCTTTGCCCCGCTGGTTTGCGGTTACTTCGGTGAGACAGGTGATCCTAATGATTTCAAATGGGGATTCCTGATTGCAGCAATCGTTACAGTATTCACAGTAATTCTGTTTGAAACGCAAAAGAGCAAGTATCTGATCGGTCCTGACGGAAAGCCACTCGGTATTATTCCAGACGCCAAACGGGAGCAACCGAAAGAACATAAAACAGTTCAGCAAACAGCCATAGATAAAGATAAGAAGATGCGCAACAATTTGCTTCTCGGAGCACTGACCATTGCCCTTGCCCTATTCTTCTACTGGTGTTTCGGCAACGATTGGGTCAGTATAGGGATATTCACAGCCTGTATCATCTTCCCCGTCAGCATTCTGGTGGATGGTTCTCTGACAAAGATAGAGCGTGACCGTATCTTCGTTATTTACATTATCGCTTTCTTCGTTATATTCTTCTGGGCAGCCTACGAACAAGCAGGTGCTTCACTCACCCTTTTTGCTGCCGAGCAAACCGACCGTACAATCTTCGGTTGGGAAATGCCTGCCTCTTGGATACAATCTTTCAATCCCTTCTTCGTAGTTATACTGGCAGCCATTATGCCCAGTGTATGGGGTGCGCTGAACAAACGAGGCATGGAGCCGGCTTCCCCCACCAAACAAGCTATCGGTTTGCTGCTGCTCTCACTGGGATATTTAGTCATTTGTTTCGGTGTGAAAGATGTACAGCCAGGTGTAAAAGTCAGCCTTATCTGGCTAACCGGACTTTATTTCATCCATACTATGGGAGAAATAGCCCTCTCTCCTATCGGCTTATCCATGGTAAACAAACTCACCCCTGTCCGTTTTGCCTCTCTCATGATGGGAATCTGGTATCTTTCCACCTCTACAGCCAATAAATTCGCAGGTACTTTAGGAGGTCTTTATCCCGAAGACGGTAAGGTGAAAACCCTGCTCGGATTCCGCATTGAAACCATGTTCGACTTCTTTATGGTATTCGTTATCATGTCCGGTGTAGCCTCTCTTATCCTCTTCCTGCTTTCAAAGAAATTACAGAAGATGATGCATGGAGTGGAATAA
- the hpt gene encoding hypoxanthine phosphoribosyltransferase has product MDTIQIKDKKFTVSIKEQDILKEVTRVANEINRDLAGKNPLFLSVLNGSFMFTSDLMKNITIPCEISFVKLASYQGVSSTGVIKEVIGITEDLTDRTVVIVEDIVDTGLTMQRLLETLGTRNPKEIHIASLLVKPDKLKVDLNIEYVAMEIPNDFIVGYGLDYDGFGRNYADIYTVVD; this is encoded by the coding sequence ATGGACACCATACAAATAAAAGACAAAAAGTTCACTGTTTCTATCAAGGAACAGGACATTCTGAAAGAAGTAACCCGCGTTGCAAATGAAATCAACCGCGATCTGGCTGGTAAGAATCCTCTGTTTCTCAGCGTCCTGAACGGTTCGTTTATGTTTACTTCCGACCTGATGAAAAACATTACAATTCCCTGCGAGATTTCTTTCGTGAAACTGGCTTCTTATCAGGGGGTGTCCTCTACCGGAGTTATTAAGGAAGTTATCGGTATTACCGAAGACCTGACAGATCGCACGGTAGTGATTGTGGAAGATATCGTAGATACTGGTCTGACTATGCAACGCCTGCTGGAAACGCTGGGTACACGTAACCCTAAAGAGATTCATATCGCTTCGTTACTGGTGAAACCCGATAAGCTGAAAGTGGATTTGAATATCGAATACGTAGCTATGGAAATCCCCAATGACTTCATTGTAGGTTACGGATTGGATTATGACGGTTTCGGACGCAATTATGCGGATATTTACACAGTAGTGGATTAA
- a CDS encoding adenylate kinase, whose product MLNIVIFGAPGSGKGTQSEKIVEKYGINHISTGDVLRAEIKNGTELGKTAKSYIDQGQLIPDELMIDILASVFDSFEDSKGVIFDGFPRTIAQAEALKKMLAERNQGVSVMLDLDVPEDELMTRLIKRGKDSGRADDNEETIKKRLLVYHSQTSPLIDWYKQEGQYQHIKGQGALEEIFADVCAAIDVAK is encoded by the coding sequence ATGTTGAACATTGTAATTTTCGGTGCTCCCGGTTCAGGAAAGGGAACACAAAGTGAGAAAATCGTAGAAAAGTACGGTATTAATCACATCTCAACCGGTGACGTGTTGCGTGCAGAAATCAAAAACGGCACAGAACTGGGCAAAACAGCTAAAAGTTATATCGATCAAGGTCAGTTGATCCCTGATGAACTGATGATTGATATCCTTGCAAGTGTATTCGACAGCTTCGAAGACAGCAAAGGTGTAATCTTCGACGGTTTCCCCCGTACGATTGCACAAGCAGAGGCTCTGAAGAAAATGCTTGCTGAAAGAAATCAAGGAGTAAGCGTTATGCTTGACCTGGATGTACCTGAAGACGAACTGATGACCCGCCTCATCAAACGTGGTAAAGATTCCGGTCGTGCCGATGACAATGAAGAGACTATCAAGAAACGTCTTCTTGTTTATCATTCACAGACTTCTCCGCTGATTGACTGGTACAAGCAGGAAGGACAATACCAGCACATCAAAGGACAAGGTGCATTGGAAGAAATCTTTGCTGATGTTTGCGCTGCAATCGATGTTGCAAAATAA
- a CDS encoding helix-turn-helix domain-containing protein has translation MNSEKCYSFDKFREEFKPYGLTCEAWVPRVMPRYDRHNEIEINYLPQGNITYLRHNEKITIPNKRFTIFWGLIPHQIIHYENVEKYYVCTIPFAHFLSWKLPAQFVDSLLRGDILYEQTDEYSQYDEFLLNNWLKDSGVNTQSGLVLLEMQTRITRMAHHLQSSDDSMALASYQTTLIEKITIYLTKNYCNDIKANDLGDAVGLHPDYANHIFKKAFGTTIRDYIAELRIAHAQRKLLTTDMSITDIAYECGFNSIARFNATFFKKIQCTPREYKKKVMR, from the coding sequence ATGAATTCCGAGAAATGTTACAGTTTTGATAAGTTCCGTGAGGAGTTTAAACCTTATGGACTTACATGTGAGGCATGGGTACCCCGTGTTATGCCCAGATATGATAGGCATAATGAAATAGAGATAAATTACCTGCCTCAAGGGAATATCACTTACTTGCGACACAATGAGAAAATAACGATACCCAATAAGCGGTTTACGATATTTTGGGGGCTTATTCCTCACCAAATTATTCATTATGAAAATGTAGAAAAGTATTATGTATGTACCATTCCTTTTGCACATTTTTTGTCTTGGAAGCTTCCGGCACAGTTTGTAGACAGCTTGCTCAGAGGAGATATTCTATATGAGCAAACAGATGAATATTCTCAATATGATGAGTTCTTACTAAATAATTGGTTGAAGGATAGCGGTGTTAATACGCAATCGGGTCTTGTTTTGTTAGAAATGCAGACCAGAATCACTCGTATGGCTCATCATTTACAGTCTTCTGATGATAGTATGGCATTGGCTTCATACCAAACGACACTTATCGAAAAAATAACCATATATCTCACTAAGAATTATTGTAATGATATTAAAGCCAATGATCTCGGTGATGCAGTAGGTCTGCATCCTGATTATGCCAATCATATATTTAAGAAGGCGTTTGGTACTACAATAAGAGACTATATTGCTGAGTTAAGAATAGCCCATGCGCAACGTAAACTACTGACTACCGACATGAGCATTACCGACATTGCATACGAATGCGGGTTCAATTCTATTGCACGGTTTAATGCTACATTCTTTAAGAAAATTCAATGTACTCCACGTGAATATAAAAAGAAGGTCATGAGATAG
- a CDS encoding DUF1593 domain-containing protein, protein MKKVLFFFFFLTVWSLYSEAQVANGDKHRLIVTTDLGGTDPDDIQSMIHLLLCSNAIDIEGLISSQVWMDDPDKTAKISKVVEQFGEVLPRLNKHAEGYPNLNQLRAIIKRGQPSSNMTGVGQGKDSPGSELIISVIDKKKDQRPVWLAAWGGMNTIAQALWKVKHTRSEKDLKKFTAKIRIYDVLGQDDAGAWIAKNFPEIVYIRNKEVYGWGPSDQWIKQNIQSHQPLGKHYPNRIWAAEGDSPSFFYVYANGLNVPDSLEYGGWGGRFSNQKTSGIRGMDFIVRSGKDETQYDPYYMHGSCKEGCAAINKWQQHIWNNFAARMLWTTTDDYKAVNHHPHAVLDGDRSLKCIFKKVKAGNSMFLDASGSTDPDGNKLIYKWSIYTEPSSYKGEVKIEGDNAEKCKVHIPADAAGKNIHIILELTDEATPALTVYRRVVLKIS, encoded by the coding sequence ATGAAAAAAGTACTTTTCTTCTTTTTCTTTCTTACAGTATGGAGCCTTTATTCAGAGGCGCAAGTTGCTAATGGGGACAAACATCGGCTGATTGTAACCACCGATTTAGGGGGAACTGATCCGGATGATATCCAGTCAATGATACACTTGTTATTATGCTCAAATGCAATCGACATTGAGGGATTAATCAGTTCGCAAGTATGGATGGACGACCCGGATAAAACAGCTAAAATTTCAAAAGTAGTAGAACAGTTTGGAGAAGTTCTTCCTCGCTTGAATAAACATGCGGAAGGATATCCCAATTTAAATCAACTGCGGGCAATTATTAAACGAGGGCAACCTTCCTCTAATATGACCGGAGTAGGTCAAGGTAAAGATTCTCCGGGATCAGAACTGATAATCTCGGTAATTGATAAGAAAAAGGATCAACGCCCCGTATGGCTTGCAGCTTGGGGTGGAATGAATACGATAGCACAAGCTTTATGGAAAGTGAAGCATACACGCAGTGAGAAAGATCTTAAGAAATTTACTGCAAAAATCCGTATATATGATGTCTTGGGACAAGATGACGCCGGAGCCTGGATAGCCAAGAACTTCCCGGAAATAGTATATATCAGGAATAAAGAAGTATATGGTTGGGGTCCCTCCGATCAATGGATTAAACAGAATATTCAAAGTCATCAACCATTAGGCAAGCACTACCCTAACAGGATTTGGGCAGCAGAAGGTGACTCTCCTTCTTTCTTTTACGTATACGCTAATGGTCTGAACGTGCCCGACTCACTTGAATATGGAGGATGGGGCGGCCGTTTCTCCAATCAAAAGACGAGCGGCATACGAGGCATGGATTTTATAGTGCGCAGCGGAAAAGATGAAACACAATATGACCCTTATTACATGCATGGAAGCTGCAAAGAGGGCTGTGCCGCCATCAACAAATGGCAGCAGCACATTTGGAATAATTTTGCAGCACGTATGTTGTGGACTACAACCGATGATTATAAAGCGGTGAATCACCATCCGCATGCAGTGCTTGATGGAGACCGTTCGCTGAAATGTATCTTTAAGAAGGTAAAAGCCGGAAATTCCATGTTTTTAGATGCCAGCGGTTCAACTGATCCTGATGGTAACAAGCTGATATACAAGTGGAGTATTTATACCGAACCTAGCAGTTACAAAGGTGAAGTAAAAATAGAAGGGGATAATGCGGAAAAATGCAAAGTGCATATTCCTGCTGATGCTGCGGGCAAAAACATACATATCATTCTAGAATTGACGGATGAAGCAACTCCGGCACTTACAGTTTATAGACGAGTAGTGCTAAAAATAAGTTAG
- the obgE gene encoding GTPase ObgE, which produces MAESNFVDYVKIYCRSGKGGRGSTHMRREKYIPNGGPDGGDGGRGGHIILRGNRNYWTLLHLRYDRHALAGHGESGSKNRSFGKDGEDKIIEVPCGTVVYNAETGEYICDVTEHGQEVVLLKGGRGGLGNWHFKTATRQAPRFAQPGEPMQEMTVIMELKLLADVGLVGFPNAGKSTLLASVSAAKPKIANYPFTTLEPNLGIVSYRDSKSFVMADIPGIIEGASAGKGLGLRFLRHIERNSLLLFMVPADSDDIRKEYEILLNELSTFNPEMLDKQRVLAITKSDMLDQELMDEIEPTLPANVPHVFISSITGMGLSVLKDILWEELNKDSNKIEAIVHRPKDVNKLQQELKDMGEDEDLSYEYVEDDEDVEDLEDFEYEEEDWEDDKQ; this is translated from the coding sequence ATGGCTGAATCGAACTTTGTTGACTACGTAAAGATATATTGCCGCTCCGGGAAGGGCGGACGAGGCTCTACGCACATGAGGCGTGAGAAATACATACCCAATGGCGGCCCCGACGGAGGTGACGGAGGACGAGGAGGTCACATCATCCTGCGCGGTAACCGTAACTATTGGACGCTGTTGCATTTGCGCTACGACCGCCATGCACTGGCCGGACATGGAGAATCCGGTTCCAAGAACCGCAGTTTCGGTAAGGACGGAGAAGATAAGATTATTGAAGTTCCCTGTGGTACAGTGGTATACAATGCCGAAACAGGTGAATATATCTGTGACGTCACCGAGCATGGACAGGAAGTAGTCCTGCTGAAAGGCGGACGTGGCGGACTGGGTAACTGGCACTTCAAGACAGCCACCCGTCAGGCACCCCGCTTTGCACAACCAGGTGAACCGATGCAGGAAATGACAGTAATCATGGAGCTGAAACTCTTGGCAGACGTAGGTCTGGTAGGCTTCCCGAATGCCGGAAAATCGACTTTGCTTGCTTCCGTATCTGCCGCCAAGCCCAAGATAGCCAACTATCCATTCACCACATTGGAACCCAATCTGGGTATTGTTTCTTACCGTGACAGCAAGTCGTTTGTCATGGCGGACATTCCCGGTATCATTGAAGGAGCCAGTGCCGGAAAAGGGTTGGGATTGCGCTTTCTGCGGCACATCGAGCGTAACTCTCTGTTGCTCTTCATGGTGCCTGCCGATAGCGACGATATCCGGAAGGAATATGAAATCCTGTTGAATGAACTGAGCACTTTCAATCCTGAAATGCTGGACAAGCAACGGGTACTTGCCATCACCAAGAGCGATATGCTCGATCAGGAATTGATGGACGAAATAGAGCCTACACTCCCTGCAAACGTTCCGCATGTATTCATTTCTTCCATTACCGGCATGGGGCTTTCCGTGTTGAAAGACATTCTTTGGGAAGAGTTGAATAAGGATAGCAACAAAATAGAAGCTATTGTTCACCGTCCGAAGGATGTAAACAAACTCCAGCAAGAGTTGAAAGACATGGGTGAGGATGAAGACCTCAGCTATGAATATGTGGAAGACGATGAGGACGTGGAAGACCTGGAAGACTTTGAGTATGAGGAAGAAGACTGGGAGGATGACAAGCAATGA
- the pgeF gene encoding peptidoglycan editing factor PgeF, with protein MIALTEDKRMLGYGVMTPYSNIFCFATTRRGGFSKGDYASFNCTPYTGDDAESVRRNQELLCNSMPQQPKELVIPFQTHGTKVEVIDEKYLNATSDERTATLQGVDALITKEPGCCICISTADCIPILLYDRKNQVVAAAHAGWRGTVNYIAGHTLDRMRALYGTDGKDVIACIGPGISLPSFEVGEEVYEAFRMNGFAMDYISEWKPETHKYHIDLWAANRMQLLDFGVPGEQIETSGICTYMRHEEFFSARRLGIKSGRILSGIMIVDTKPY; from the coding sequence ATGATTGCTTTGACAGAAGATAAACGAATGTTGGGATACGGGGTTATGACACCGTACTCCAACATTTTTTGTTTCGCAACTACCCGCCGGGGAGGTTTCAGCAAAGGAGATTATGCCTCTTTCAACTGTACGCCTTACACGGGAGATGATGCGGAATCTGTCCGTCGCAATCAGGAATTACTCTGTAACTCCATGCCTCAACAGCCTAAAGAATTAGTCATTCCGTTCCAAACACATGGTACAAAGGTGGAGGTGATTGATGAAAAGTATCTCAATGCCACATCTGACGAGCGCACGGCCACGCTGCAAGGAGTGGATGCACTAATCACCAAGGAACCGGGTTGCTGCATTTGTATTTCTACGGCTGACTGTATTCCTATCCTGTTGTATGACCGCAAGAACCAAGTAGTAGCCGCCGCCCATGCGGGTTGGCGGGGAACGGTGAATTACATAGCCGGACACACTCTCGACAGGATGCGGGCGCTCTATGGAACCGATGGAAAAGATGTTATCGCTTGTATCGGTCCCGGCATATCCTTACCTTCTTTTGAAGTAGGCGAAGAAGTGTACGAAGCTTTCCGCATGAACGGTTTTGCAATGGATTATATATCAGAATGGAAACCGGAAACACATAAGTATCATATCGACCTGTGGGCTGCAAACCGGATGCAGTTGCTCGACTTCGGTGTACCCGGCGAACAAATAGAAACATCAGGTATTTGCACCTATATGAGGCATGAAGAATTTTTCTCGGCAAGACGGCTGGGGATTAAATCAGGACGTATACTATCGGGAATTATGATAGTAGACACAAAACCATATTAA
- a CDS encoding lipoprotein signal peptidase translates to MKNILSKGQLSILIVLGILILDQVIKIEVKTNMFYNESIHITDWFYLRFIENPGMAFGMQIVPKAIQTIARTIFAIAIGWYIVILIKAKYKRGYIACVSLILAGAIGNIIDSIFYGVIFSKSTPTKISTFVPIGEGYTSWLHGKVVDMFYFPLFEFNWPSWMPFIGGDNFVFFSPVFNLADAAISCGVIILFLFYMKSLNSSFSLCTRSPYQKK, encoded by the coding sequence ATGAAGAATATTTTGTCCAAAGGGCAGCTATCGATTCTCATTGTATTGGGAATTTTGATTCTTGACCAAGTCATAAAGATCGAAGTTAAAACGAATATGTTTTATAATGAAAGCATTCATATCACAGATTGGTTTTACCTCCGCTTTATAGAAAATCCCGGTATGGCTTTCGGTATGCAGATAGTGCCTAAAGCCATTCAGACTATTGCCCGCACAATATTTGCTATCGCAATTGGATGGTATATCGTCATACTTATTAAAGCTAAATATAAGCGTGGTTATATTGCATGTGTTTCGTTGATACTGGCAGGAGCTATCGGGAATATCATCGACAGCATATTCTATGGCGTTATTTTCAGTAAGAGTACACCCACAAAGATTTCTACTTTCGTACCTATAGGGGAAGGATATACCAGTTGGCTGCATGGAAAAGTGGTCGATATGTTCTACTTTCCTCTTTTTGAGTTTAACTGGCCAAGCTGGATGCCATTTATAGGAGGGGACAATTTCGTATTCTTCAGTCCGGTATTCAATTTAGCGGATGCTGCCATCAGTTGCGGAGTGATTATCTTATTTTTGTTTTACATGAAAAGTTTAAATAGTAGTTTTAGTTTATGTACCAGATCACCGTATCAGAAGAAATAA